In Terriglobales bacterium, the genomic window TTTTTCTCCTGGTTGATGAAGAGCTCGATCTTGCGCGACATCTCGAAGTACTTGGCCTTGCCGGCGGAGCGCCCCAGGTCCTCCGACATTTTGCGCAGGTGGGTGGCGCGCGGGTCCTCGGTGTGGTAGACGCGATGGCCGAAGGCCGGGACCTTCTTCTTGGCCGCCAGCATCTGCTTGACGTGCTCGATCGGGTCCTCGCCCTTCTTCTCAATCTCGAAGAGCATGCGCATGGCCTCCTCGTTGGCGCCGCCGTGCAGAGGCCCTTTCAGCGCTCCCAGGGCGCCGGTCACGGCGGAATGGACGTCGGAGAGGGTGGCGGCGATGACGCGCGCGGCGAAGGTGGAGGCGTTCAGCTCGTGGTCGGCGTGCAGGATGAGCGCGATATCGAGCGCCTTCTCGGCCGTGGCCGAGGGCTTCTCCCCGTTCAGCATCCACAGGAAGTTGGCGGCATGGGTAAGCGATCGATCAGGCTCGACCACCGCCCGGCCCTTGCGCAGGCGGTCGTAGGCGGCCACGATCATGGCAAGCTGCGAGGTCAGGCGCAGGGCTTTGCGCACATTGGCGTCGTGGTCGTTGTTCCTCTCGTCGGCGTCGTAAAGAGAGAGCGCCGAGACCGCGGTGCGCAGCACTTCCATGGGCAGGGCGTGCTTGGGAAGCTGCCGC contains:
- a CDS encoding citrate synthase, producing the protein MSTTTAAPKGLEGVVAANSSICYIDGEKGVLAYRGIDIHELADRSTFEEVCHLLWFGRLPKQAELDDLRQKLAAERKLDPSILNLLRQLPKHALPMEVLRTAVSALSLYDADERNNDHDANVRKALRLTSQLAMIVAAYDRLRKGRAVVEPDRSLTHAANFLWMLNGEKPSATAEKALDIALILHADHELNASTFAARVIAATLSDVHSAVTGALGALKGPLHGGANEEAMRMLFEIEKKGEDPIEHVKQMLAAKKKVPAFGHRVYHTEDPRATHLRKMSEDLGRSAGKAKYFEMSRKIELFINQEKKLNANVDFYSASTYTTLGIGVDLFTPIFAVSRISGWTAHVIEQLDDNRLIRPRAEYVGPKWPAPYVPMEQR